Below is a genomic region from Flammeovirgaceae bacterium SG7u.111.
CAGAAGATTGGAGGGTTACTGCAGATTTGCATTTTAGTTACCGTGAGCAAGTGATTCAGGGCGAAGATGAGGTAATCACAACGCTCAGAAAGAGAAATAGTTTTTTTGGCAGAATAGCAAGAAGTGTGACCGACCACTGGTCAGCTGGTATGTACAGCAATATTTATATGGACTCTTACCGAAATATTGATATGAGTTCGAGCTTTACCCCAGCTCTCGAATACAGTCTTTTTCCTTATACAGAAGTAATGAAAAGAGAAATTACCGTAAGATACCAAGTGGGTCTAACAAGGCAACAATACATAGAGTCGACTATTTATGAGAAAATGGCGGAGGACTTGATGGGACAGGCATTGGTGCTGTCAGTAAGGTATCGCCAGCCATGGGGCTCTGTAAATGGGGGGGTAACAGCCTCAAATTATTTTCATGACTTCACAAAAAACCGTTTCAGTTTTAACTACAACATGAATGTGAGGGTCGTAAAAGGACTTTCGGTTAGAATGAGCGGTTATTATAACTTAATTAGAGACCAACTTTACCTGCCGCAAGGCGAAATTTCAACAGAAGATTTGCTACTGTCTCAAACTCAAGTAGCAACTGACTATGAAATGGGAGTTTCGGCAGGATTAGCGTACAATTTCGGTGCAATGTTTAACAACACCGTTAACACAAGACTTTAGTTTATCTTTCATTTTCACAAATACCCTATATAGCATATTGCTAGCTAAACTTAACAAGCAAGTAGCAGGTGGATTTTCCGCCTGCTACTGTCGTACCCGGCAGTTTTGAAAGCTCTTAACTGACCGCACAAATACCCTAAAAACAACCAAAAAATGCATCCTGATAAATTTGGGGTGCATTTTTTTTATGAGTTTAATTTTTACCTAAACTACTGTTCCAAAACCCTTTGGCGGATGCTTTCCGAAAGTATCATCCCTGTAGCCACAGACACGTTGAGAGAGGATACTTTTCCCACCATCGGGATTTTCACCATTTCATCGGTAATGCGGATAAGGTCATCAGAAATACCGTCTTCTTCCGAGCCCATAATGATGGCGAGTGGTCCTTTCATCTCCACTTCAAAAAGCGTATTTGATGCTTTTTCGGTACAAGCTACAGCCCTTAAGCCACTATCTTGTAAAAATTCCACCGTCTTCTTGAGGTTGGGCACTCGGCAAACGGGGATGTAGTTTAGCGCACCAGCAGAAGTTTTGAGGGCATCAGGGCCGATCATGGCTCCACCTTTGGCAGGAGTGACAATTGCATGTACGCCCAAGCATTCTGCTGTACGGGAAATAGCACCGAAGTTACGCACATCAGTCACCCTATCGAGCAATAAAATCAAGGGCATTTCCCCTTTTTGGTAGCACTCAGAAATTACATTGTCGAGCGAAGCATATTCAATAGCAGAAAGATATGCTATTACTCCTTGGTGGAGCTTGCGGGTAACGTTGTTGAGCTTTTCAACGGGGACTTTGGAAATAGGGACATTAGCCGCTGCTGCTTTTTCCAATACTTCTTGTATTCCCTCACTCTTTAATCCAGTTTGTACCAAGAGCTTATCTATTTCTTTGCCTGCATCTAGTGCTTCTTGCACAGGTCTAAGCCCAAAACAGAAGTTATCATTGGAAGGAGTAGATGGGCGTCTGGAAAAGCCTTGGTTTTTATAGGGTCTCATATATTTGTTGTCTATTTATGTTTGCAAAGTTAAACCAAAATAATTGTAAGCAGTAGCCAAATCCGCTATTGGAAACCAAAGCTTTAGCGTGAAAGCATTGATGTGTTGGTTTTTGCCTGCCTACTTGTTTGTCTCTGTTAAGATTAAAACTGGTACATGGTCTTGCGAGGTGGTAGCAAGCCTCGTCTTTTTGTACGATAGGTCATTAACCTGGAGCAGTTGCATACTTTTTACTATTTTGGAGTGTCATTCTTTTAGAAAACGGGCAAAAGCTCATTTTTCCTTTGTATCGTCTTTTTAAGCAAAACTCTCCTCTTCTTTACTTAGAGAGAGTCTTTAAAAACTAAACAGCACAATGGATTTGAAAAAAATATGTCTCCTTGTTCTTTTGACAGTTTCAATGGTCTCAGCGGTATTTGGTCAGATAGAAGAAGGAGGAATTCCCTTGGGATTTAATTTGCCTTTAGAAGAAGTTGAAGTGTTTGAGGTTCCTCTTGTTAGTATTTTTTCAGCCCAGCGGGTTTCTGTCGAAGAGCAGCAGCTAGCTTCCATTGGCGAGGTGTATGAAGTAGGGGCGAGGCCTGAAAAAGATGGGAAATGGACTGACTTGCCCAATGGCAATCGACTTTGGCAATTCCAGTTGGAGCTTCCTGGCGCAGAAGCATTAGGTTTGTATTTCAGGGATTTTTACCTTCCAGAGGGAGCAAAGCTTTTTATTTATAATAAGGAAAAAACAATGGTGTTGGGAGCATTTACCTCTGCCAATAACCAGCCAACAGGGTTGTTTTCCACCCGACTTTTGGTAGGCGAAGCTGCCATAATAGAATATTACGAACCAGCAGCTGTTTCTGGTGAAGGTCATTTTGAAATAGCGGAAGCGGGCTATGTGCGGAAAGGAAATGGGATTGTACAGCCAGAATCGGCAGGAGAGCAGGTAACTGCGGCAGGTTCTTGCAATGTAAACGTGGAGTGCGAGGAAGGCGAATTTTATAGTCAAGTAAAATCTTCTGTTGTGAGGATTTTGGTGCGGTTGGGAAACCAGATTGGTTGGTGCTCCGGGGTGATTGTAAATAATACGAACAATGATCTCACTCCTTATGTCCTCACGGCTCAGCATTGTGGGCTCAATAGCTTTTCAGGTTTTCTTACCGAAAGCTCAGATTTTGCCCAATGGATATTTTATTTCAACTACGAATCTCCTATTTGCACGGGTGTTTTTTCTCCTAACGATATCGAAATAAAAACGATGGTGGGGGCAACTCCCGTTTCGGAAAGTGACGATGAAGGTGGGGATTCTGGCTCTGACTTTTTGCTTTTGCAGTTGAACGAGAGTATTCCGCAAGACTATAAGCCTGTATTTGCCGGTTGGGACCGAACAGAAAGAGTGGCGAGTAGTGGTGCAAGTATCCATCACCCCGATGGAGATGTGAAGAAAATCTCTACATTTAAAACTACGCTGACCTCTAGCCAATTTACCAATGATGTACTAGACACCCATTGGAGAGTAATTTGGACTGAAACAGCCAACGGACATGGAATCACCGAGGGCGGTTCTTCGGGTGCGCCTTTGTTCAACGAAGATGTGATGGTGATAGGAACGCTTTCGGGAGGAAACTCATCCTGCTCCGACTTAGATAGAGCCGACATTTATGGGAAATTTTCTTACCACTGGGACCAAAATGGAACTGCCTCAAATCGTTCCCTAGGCAACTGGCTTGACCCTACCAACACGGGGGTAGAAAAACTGAGGGCTATTAATTACGAAGGAAAAATAGTTACAGATTTGACGGATGAAAAGCCTGTAGTGAAACTTAAAGTGTATCCCAACCCTGCAAGTAGTGGTAATTTTAAGATAGAAACGGATCAGATAGGGGCTTTACAAGTTCAACTGTTTAATATCTCTGGAAAGGTGGTTTATTCATATTCCGAAACTGCTTTTGCAGGTGGTGAAGTTCCTGTTTCGCTTCCCGATCTTTCTGCGGGAATATATTTACTGAAGTTGGAAAGTAAAGATAAGGTAGGCACAGCTAAAATAGTGTTGGAATAAGACTTGGGAACCAGTGGCTTATAAAAAATCCTCTAGAAAAATTCTAGAGGATTTTGGCAACAATTAAACCAAATAATTAGAAGAATAAGCATCAACTCATGAAGTTTAGTTTATTAAAGTATGAAAGAAACCTTTTTCAACTTTAGGCTGAACTGAGCCTAAGTCGTATATCTTTTTTGGTGCTTATTCCACTGTTTTTTTCAAATTATTCAACCCTTTTTGGAATTCCGTACCTATCATTCCGTCTAAAAAAAGACCGAAAACCCTTCCCATTGGGTAACCGAGTTTTCCATCATTTGCCCAAGTAACCCTTGTCCCATTAGCACTTTCTTCAAAAGTCCATGTCCCGTCCGATTCAGTCATTTGAGGATCCACAAACTTCAAATGCGTTTTCATTTCTTTGTGTGG
It encodes:
- the rlmB gene encoding 23S rRNA (guanosine(2251)-2'-O)-methyltransferase RlmB: MRPYKNQGFSRRPSTPSNDNFCFGLRPVQEALDAGKEIDKLLVQTGLKSEGIQEVLEKAAAANVPISKVPVEKLNNVTRKLHQGVIAYLSAIEYASLDNVISECYQKGEMPLILLLDRVTDVRNFGAISRTAECLGVHAIVTPAKGGAMIGPDALKTSAGALNYIPVCRVPNLKKTVEFLQDSGLRAVACTEKASNTLFEVEMKGPLAIIMGSEEDGISDDLIRITDEMVKIPMVGKVSSLNVSVATGMILSESIRQRVLEQ
- a CDS encoding T9SS type A sorting domain-containing protein, which gives rise to MDLKKICLLVLLTVSMVSAVFGQIEEGGIPLGFNLPLEEVEVFEVPLVSIFSAQRVSVEEQQLASIGEVYEVGARPEKDGKWTDLPNGNRLWQFQLELPGAEALGLYFRDFYLPEGAKLFIYNKEKTMVLGAFTSANNQPTGLFSTRLLVGEAAIIEYYEPAAVSGEGHFEIAEAGYVRKGNGIVQPESAGEQVTAAGSCNVNVECEEGEFYSQVKSSVVRILVRLGNQIGWCSGVIVNNTNNDLTPYVLTAQHCGLNSFSGFLTESSDFAQWIFYFNYESPICTGVFSPNDIEIKTMVGATPVSESDDEGGDSGSDFLLLQLNESIPQDYKPVFAGWDRTERVASSGASIHHPDGDVKKISTFKTTLTSSQFTNDVLDTHWRVIWTETANGHGITEGGSSGAPLFNEDVMVIGTLSGGNSSCSDLDRADIYGKFSYHWDQNGTASNRSLGNWLDPTNTGVEKLRAINYEGKIVTDLTDEKPVVKLKVYPNPASSGNFKIETDQIGALQVQLFNISGKVVYSYSETAFAGGEVPVSLPDLSAGIYLLKLESKDKVGTAKIVLE